In one Candidatus Planktophila versatilis genomic region, the following are encoded:
- a CDS encoding DUF1800 domain-containing protein gives MNLDRLETSRLVHRFGFGPRVGEFTTYLKQGVPATRDSLLTVPSADFGLASITLPTFTDLGKRPEPNNTEIIPFIVGMKTQTENLISWWMDRMALGDNGLTERMTWFWHGHWATSISKINHPLPMYKQNETFRKYALGNFAEMSRAMLTDGALQYWLDGQESTFKSPNENLGREFMELFTLGVNRYSEDDVKAIARSLTGYQVANSSGTVTFNLKRHDSKAVTLLGTTKHFTGEEVSDFLVARDDCARFISERLWYRFISSTEAMPNNFVGIQSFADREISSVVAAVANDSAMRDPKNAMVKSPVDWFISAARALELTPSKLKTSAQLKNYLNKLGQIPLYPPSVGGWPAGEAWLSSASAQYRIAFATWLVKQSQLRGLLEIPVERRVLSSADWLGVAQWSPRTQSALRNSLSDPMEFAVLALCSPEYVVNA, from the coding sequence GTGAACTTAGACCGATTAGAGACTTCTCGGTTAGTGCACCGGTTTGGTTTTGGGCCACGTGTTGGTGAATTCACTACTTACTTGAAGCAGGGTGTCCCAGCGACACGTGACTCGCTCTTAACAGTTCCCAGTGCGGATTTTGGATTAGCGTCAATCACGCTTCCAACTTTTACGGATCTGGGTAAACGGCCTGAGCCAAATAATACAGAAATAATCCCCTTTATTGTTGGGATGAAAACCCAGACAGAAAACCTTATTTCTTGGTGGATGGATCGGATGGCCCTTGGTGATAACGGGCTCACGGAGCGAATGACTTGGTTTTGGCACGGCCATTGGGCCACTTCGATTTCGAAGATAAACCATCCGCTGCCTATGTATAAACAGAATGAGACTTTTCGAAAATATGCTTTAGGTAACTTTGCTGAGATGTCGCGGGCAATGCTCACTGACGGTGCCTTGCAATATTGGTTAGATGGTCAAGAGAGCACCTTCAAGTCGCCTAACGAAAACCTTGGCCGTGAATTCATGGAGCTATTTACTCTTGGCGTAAACCGATATTCCGAAGATGATGTTAAAGCTATAGCGCGCTCATTGACTGGATATCAAGTCGCAAACAGTTCTGGCACCGTTACCTTCAACCTCAAGCGGCATGATTCAAAGGCAGTGACTTTGTTGGGGACCACAAAGCATTTTACTGGCGAAGAAGTCTCAGATTTTCTAGTAGCAAGAGATGACTGTGCTCGTTTCATCTCGGAAAGGCTTTGGTATCGCTTCATATCAAGCACAGAAGCGATGCCAAATAATTTCGTTGGGATCCAATCATTTGCTGATCGGGAAATTTCCAGCGTGGTAGCAGCCGTAGCAAACGATTCTGCGATGCGAGATCCTAAAAATGCAATGGTTAAATCCCCAGTGGATTGGTTTATCTCCGCCGCGCGAGCTCTGGAACTGACTCCATCTAAGTTAAAAACTTCTGCTCAGTTGAAGAATTATTTAAATAAGTTAGGGCAGATTCCGTTATACCCACCAAGTGTTGGCGGGTGGCCTGCTGGGGAGGCTTGGTTATCTTCAGCATCTGCCCAATATCGGATTGCTTTTGCTACATGGTTGGTAAAGCAGAGCCAATTAAGAGGATTGTTAGAGATTCCAGTTGAACGTCGAGTTCTATCCAGTGCCGACTGGTTGGGTGTTGCGCAATGGAGCCCGAGAACTCAAAGCGCTCTACGTAACTCATTAAGTGACCCGATGGAATTTGCCGTCTTGGCGCTGTGTAGCCCCGAGTATGTAGTGAATGCCTAG